In Sander vitreus isolate 19-12246 chromosome 12, sanVit1, whole genome shotgun sequence, the following proteins share a genomic window:
- the and2 gene encoding actinodin2 has protein sequence MSRVGRPLTSLIHTGFLLAIVLLPEFLGAVPVEKYREGEVAAVSDDVNAEAMESLKTVVRNRRNAPVLAVPQFKRLPDFWGWYKYFMDSHNQEGVEDLDRLYMAYLQNKHRSEESPTFNHYLKHLSEIYKSCADSDDPECISEFTSKPKAALVMPAPIKSAAVRMCNPYLDPYCLFPLVPKAAPQPEPAPAKVPAPILTPMLPMPLKSPTGFYYYAPVLEPFLSAEQRSELLRICNSEDVECLQYHLRAAYGYRPAPGPAPSYAALKCDPKDPYCMPPLVHKAPTGFYHLLYPSCDPAVDPLCVTNAAASAPLAAERSPKEQHCNPLFDGGCNPLTATKLSGLTKPVLEYAPNDEPAPPAAPLACDPRHDPFCILAAAAALRRPAPQIPQHQVRYKLGIHGKTKEGYGCYVHYDKDCTPVKSGPEAKADIKAPAKPFCHPFDPNCGKFASTSGVEAPKPDKDGIILPNPDCDPEYDYNCRLRRPKPAAVADEPAAAEDKAADEPAKEVAVQRFEDFLRGVMSQHK, from the exons atgtcacgTGTTGGACGACCATTGACTTCCCTGATCCACACAGGATTCCTGTTAGCTATTGTTTTACTACCAG AGTTTCTGGGGGCTGTTCCAGTGGAGAAGTACAGGGAGGGGGAAG TGGCTGCAGTGTCTGATGACGTGAACGCTGAGGCCATGGAGAGCCTGAAGACGGTGGTTCGCAACAGAAGGAATGCCCCCGTCTTGGCTGTGCCCCAGTTCAAACGCCTGCCGGACTTTTGGGGATGGTACAAGTACTTCATGGATAGCCACAACCAGGAGGGA GTTGAGGATCTGGATCGTCTGTATATGGCCTACCTGCAGAACAAGCACAGGTCAGAGGAGAGCCCAACTTTCAACCACTACCTCAAGCACCTCAGTGAAATTTACAAGTCTTGTGCTGATTCCGATGATCCAGAGTGCATCTCTGAGTTCACCAGCAAGCCAAAGGCTGCACTGGTGATGCCCGCCCCCATCAAGTCTGCTGCCGTCAGAATGTGCAATCCTTACCTCGACCCCTACTGCCTCTTCCCCCTCGTCCCCAAAGCTGCCCCACAGCCTGAGCCAGCTCCGGCCAAGGTGCCAGCCCCCATCCTCACCCCCATGTTGCCCATGCCCCTGAAGAGCCCCACTGGCTTCTACTACTACGCACCTGTCTTGGAGCCCTTCCTGAGCGCTGAGCAGAGGTCTGAGCTGCTAAGGATCTGCAACTCTGAAGATGTGGAGTGTCTGCAGTATCACCTGAGGGCAGCTTATGGCTACCGCCCAGCACCTGGCCCAGCCCCATCCTACGCCGccctcaaatgtgaccccaagGACCCCTACTGCATGCCCCCTCTGGTCCACAAAGCCCCCACTGGCTTCTACCACCTGCTCTACCCCAGCTGTGACCCAGCAGTCGATCCTCTGTGTGTGACCAACGCTGCTGCTTCTGCTCCCCTCGCTGCAGAGAGGTCCCCTAAAGAGCAACACTGCAACCCTCTCTTTGACGGTGGCTGCAACCCCCTGACCGCCACCAAGCTGTCCGGCCTCACCAAGCCCGTACTGGAGTATGCACCCAATGATGAGCCCGcacctcctgctgctcctctggCCTGTGACCCTCGCCATGACCCATTCTGCATACTGGCAGCCGCCGCTGCCCTGCGCAGGCCCGCCCCGCAGATCCCCCAACACCAG GTCCGCTACAAGCTTGGCATCCATGGCAAGACCAAAGAGGGCTACGGCTGCTATGTGCACTATGACAAAGACTGCACCCCGGTGAAGTCTGGCCCCGAGGCCAAAGCCGACATCAAGGCTCCAGCCAAGCCCTTCTGCCATCCGTTCGACCCCAACTGCGGAAAGTTTGCTTCAACCTCCGGCGTCGAGGCCCCAAAGCCAGACAAGGATGGCATAATCCTGCCCAACCCAGACTGTGACCCTGAGTACGACTACAACTGCCGCCTGCGTCGCCCTAAGCCTGCCGCTGTTGCTGACGAGCCCGCAGCTGCTGAGGATAAAGCTGCTGATGAGCCCGCCAAGGAGGTTGCTGTCCAACGCTTTGAAGACTTCCTCAGGGGCGTCATGAGCCAGCACAAGTAG
- the LOC144526895 gene encoding COP9 signalosome complex subunit 9 gives MPLKDQSNSTVAMKPAVDEMFPEGAGPYVDLDEAGGSTGLLMDLAANEKAVHCDFFNDFEDLFDDDDIQ, from the exons ATGCCACTAAAGGATCAATCAAATTCGACCGTTGCCATGAAACCAGCAGTGGATGAGATGTTTCCTGAGGGCGCGGGACCGTACGTTGATCTGGATGAG GCTGGGGGAAGCACAGGACTGCTGATGGACCTGGCTGCCAATGAAAAGGCAGTTCACTGCGACTTCTTCAATG atTTTGAGGATCtgtttgatgatgatgacatcCAGTGA
- the apoda.1 gene encoding apolipoprotein Da, duplicate 1, with protein MKLSFVVVFAFFLQLIRAQVPHWGPCPEPAVQPAFNLKQFMGRWFEIAKLPAQFEKGRCIETNFTLTTDNSIRVVSSEKLKGELRKIEGTGVIEDMKNPAKLGISYSYVLPYSPYWILSTDYVNSALVYSCTDILRLFHVDFAWILGRTRTLPDATVEKAMNTFAKNNIDVSRMIPSKQQGCDKTL; from the exons ATGAAGTTAtcttttgttgtagtttttgccTTCTTCCTCCAGCTCATCAGGGCTCAGGTGCCCCATTGGGGACCTTGTCCAGAACCAGCTGTTCAACCGGCTTTCAACCTTAAGCAG TTCATGGGGAGATGGTTTGAAATTGCCAAACTGCCAGCCCAGTTTGAGAAGGGCCGGTGCATCGAAACCAATTTCACTTTGACAACAGACAACTCTATTCGAGTGGTCAGCTCTGAAAAACT aaaaggagaGCTGAGGAAAATCGAAGGGACTGGAGTCATAGAGGATATGAAGAACCCGGCAAAACTGGGAATAAGTTATTCCTACG TCCTGCCCTACTCTCCTTACTGGATCCTGTCCACTGACTACGTGAACTCTGCCCTGGTGTATTCCTGCACGGACATCCTGAGGCTCTTCCACGTCGACTTCGCCTGGATCCTGGGCCGAACACGAACCCTGCCTGACGCCACCGTTGAGAAAGCCATGAATACCTTTGCCAAGAACAACATTGATGTGAGCAGGATGATTCCCAGCAAGCAGCAAGGCTGTGACAAAACTCTCTAA